AAATTCCGCCACCGATTGAGCAATTTTTTCCTCAAGCTTAGCAAGCTCGCCGCCTTGAGCAGGATTTGCTAGAGCGTAAAGCGTAAATTGACAAGCTAGCTCCTGACATGGATGGCTTACTGCAGCTTGTACCGCCACACCTTGCTCAACCATGTTTTTATAAAATAGCGAGGTTTTACCACCACCGATGATATTTGCGAGTAAATCCAACGCTGCTTCATCTTTGTGACCAGCATAGACAGTTGGGTAACCCATGTAGATAAGCGGCAGATGCACCTTGTCTTCCATTGAAATATAACGCGTTTTATCTAGGGTGACCGGTACCTTTTCATCAGCTTTGACTTCGGGACCTGCTGGGATTTCACCAAAGTACTTTTCAACCCAGGCTAGCGTTTGCGCCTCGTCAAAATCACCGCCGATAGTTAAGGTTGCGTTATTTGGACCATACCAGCGCTGGAAGAAATGTTTAACATCGGCAAGAGTGGCACGTTCGAGATCTTCTGGCCAACCAATCACTGGCCACGAATAAGGGTGCCCTGCAGGGTACAGCGCCTGACTGAATCGCTCGTTTAGGCGGCCATAAGGACGATTGTCGATACGCTGAGCACGCTCATTCTTTACCGTCTCACGTTGCACTTCGAACTTCTCACTGGTTAGCGCAGGTAAGAAAAAGCCCATACGATCTGACTCTAACCACAGCATTTTCTCTAGCTGATTGCTTGGTACTGTTTCAAAGTAGTTAGTACGATCAGTATTGGTGGTGCCATTTAGGGTGCCTCCCGCTTCAGTGATCACTTTAAAGTGTTGCTCATCAGCCACATTTTGCGAGCCTTGAAACATCATGTGCTCGAACAAATGCGCAAAGCCGCTGCGGCCAGCAAACTCACGCGCCGATCCAACATGGTATGTGACATCAACATGCACCAGCGGATCCGAATTATCCTGGTGTAAAATTACCGTTAAGCCATTGGCTAACCGATATTTTTTGTAGGGAATATTGGCTTGCCCAGCTTGATGCTCGACAGTTTCAACTAGGGTTACCGCAGCAGGAGCAGCTGAGTCCAGTTCAGACTTAACTGCGCTGCAGCCAAATAAAGCAGCGGATACCGCTGCCGCTATCATCCAATGTTTCACATTACACTCCTGTAAATATATAAAAGCTGGCCTGACTCAAAAGCCACCAGCTTTGCAATGTCAGCAGCTAGCCATTGATAGCTGCTTGACTAAAAATCTAATCATCTTCACTTGAGACAAGAGCCATGCACCAAGCACTGAGGTTAAATTATCGCCCAGGCGATAAGGCTATAACGCAGTGCCTTACCAATAAAAATCAATACCACTGACGAGGTTATAGGTAACTTTAACCAACCTGCCATCAAACACAAAATATCGCCAATTACAGGTAGCCAAGACAAAAGTAATGACCAGCTGCCGTAGCGCTCAATCCAGCCTAAAGCTTTTTGATAACGCGGAGAGTGAATCGCATCCGGCGATTTTGCATAACGGCCGACATAGCCTAGATAGTAACTGGTTATCGCCCCTAATGTATTACCGACACTGGCGACAACCAATAGTTCCAACCAAAGCTCAGGTTGCTGATTTAACAGGCCAATTAATAGCACTTCGCTGCCGCCTGGCAACAAGGTCGCAGCAAGAAATGCGCCGCTAAACATCAACCATAGTTCTAACATGAGGCTAGATTTACCTTTAAAATTTGTTGCGATACAAGTTGTCTAAAAAACAGACTTTACCTGTAGGTGGATTTAACGTATTAATAACAAAACGTTATAAGCATATAAGTTATAACAAATCGGCTTTGTTTGTCTGTAGGTCAACTCATACAATGCTATTAATCTTAATTCATTATTGTCTTGTCTCGTCTTGTCACATTCAATAAACCGAACAAGATGTAAGATAACTAGTGTAATAAACCTAGCCAAAATCCGGTCTATTACTCTAGAGCAGAATAGTTTTAAGCTAGGATAGCTCTTAACCAAACTGGCTCTAGACAAAAAGGCGCTTGACCTAAAAACAATAACAATGCCCTTGAGCGGCTACAAAAATTGAGTTGGAAATATCTATGCTACAAGTGTTTAACCGTATTCCTTTCTGGCAAAAAGTCCTTGCTGGTTTTGCCTTAGGCGCCATTGTTGGCGTGTTATTTGGTGAGCAAGCGACGGCATTAAAGCCTTTAGGTGACCTGTTTATTGGTGCGATTAAAATGCTGGTCGCACCTTTGGTATTTTGCGCCATTGTTGTCAGCATTACCTCACTGGGCTCACAGACGAATCTTAAACGATTAAGCTTTAAAACCCTTGGCATGTTTATGCTAACGGGTACAGCAGCTTCATTTATTGGCTTGACTATTGGCTCAGTTATCGACATGGGCGGCACACTTGAACTAGCGACGTCAGAGGTGAGAGAGCGTGATATTCCAGGCTTTGCTCAAGTGCTGCTGAATATGATCCCGGTTAACCCTTTTGCCTCTTTGGCTGAAGGTAAAGTTTTACAGATCATCGTATTTGCCGCGCTAATCGGTATTGCAATCAATGCTGTGGGCGAAAAGGCAGAGCCTTTAAAGAAAACCATTGAAGCCGGCGCTGAGGTCATGTTCCAGCTGACTCGCATGGTACTAAAGCTCACCCCTATTGGTGTATTCGGTTTAATGGCCTGGGTGATTGGCAAATATGGTCTCACCACGCTGCTGCCGTTAGGTAAGTTTATCATCGCCATTTATATCGCGGCGCTAATCCACATTATTTTTGTTTACGGTGGTTTAATTAAGTTTGTCGCCAAAGTCAGCCCACTAAAGTTTTTCCGTAAAGCCATGCCTGCGCAGCTAGTCGCGTTTACTACGGCATCAAGCTTTGGCACCTTACCCGTAAGCACTAAATGTAGCGAGTCGATGGGGGTATCAAAACGTTATAGCGCGTTTGTGCTGCCACTAGGCGCAACCATGAACATGGACGGCTGCGGCGGTATTTACCCTGCAATCGCAGCTATTTTTATCGCGCAGATTTACGGTATTCCGCTAGATATGAGCGATTACATGCTGATTGCGATTACCGCTACCGTAGCATCTGTGGGCACTGCGGGTGTGCCGGGCAGCGCTATGGTGATGCTAACTGTAACCTTAGGTGCAGTAGGTCTGCCACTTGAAGGTATTGCCTTTATTGCCGCCATTGACCGCGTAATTGATATGATCCGCACTGCAACTAACGTCACTGGTGACATGATGACAGCCGTGGTGGTTGGTAAAAGCGAAGGTCAATTTGACCAAGCGCAGTTTGATAGTGATGAAAACCGCGTGGAGCATCAAGCAGCGTAAACGCGTTTCAATGAATGTTTAGAAAATATAAAAAACCACCTTCTAGCTAGGTGGTTTTTTATTTAACTCAAATGATTTAATACTGCGACGATTTATAACTTAATCAAGCTATGCTCAAAAGGACTCATAGCATCAGGAATTAATACAAAGCTGTAATTCCCCTCGCCCTCAACACTGATAGAGTCTGACTGATATACCAACGTTTGCGTACCATTATCACTCTCACTCACCACGCTGATACGGTAATCTTCTATAGGTAAATCAATGGATAACTGCTCTTCAAAATCAACGTCTGTAAGCGTGTATTCGGCATTTTCAACGGTCTCATTATCTCGCACAAAGTACACGTTTAAATCGTCATAAAAGTAGGTCAGGTTAGTAATATCAACTCGAAATTCATAAGGTCTTGGCCTTAAATCTTGCTCAATCACTATGCCACTGGCTTGTGTGTCACTGGTTGGGTAGACCAATACAGTTTTAATCTCGCCTTGGTTAAAGGTCATTAGCAGATTATCAAATAAGATAGTCCCGTCTTCTGCCGACTTTGCCTTAACAGCAAAGTCGTTGTACCCAATAGATTCAAACGGACTGACGGCGAAGCTAGTTAAATCATGCACATATTGGCTTTCATCTTCACTGACGATTTCAACATCAATGGTTTGATTCTCAAGCCCGTTGAATACGTTAATTTCGGCTTCGGACTCCAGCGCAGTGTAGTTAGTTGGCGTAGTTGTAGAGTCGACATTATCAATAGTAAAGCCAAGCTCCCCTGCGCCAAAGCTTGGGCGCATCACCAATTTGTACACTGTATTGGCGCTTAGACTCATACTACCTGTGGTATAAACCACATCTTTGGTGCCAACATCAGTTAGATACACGACATAATCTTCGGTATCGAATATTTGCTCTGTAGTGTAACTGCCGTAATCGACTGTACCTAACAGCACTGCTTCTTCAATAGCTTGTGTTTCTAAGGCGATATAAGCATCAAAACTTTGCTCTACTGCAGCATTAGCCACCAGCACTTGCATCTTCGAGTATTCATTGTCTTCGTCACTGTTAAGTTCATCCATTTCAGTGCGTGAAAAGCTAACATCTAGCACCTCAGGAGAGTGAAAATCGCCATAAAGCACTAACAGGTGTTCATTCTCACCATCTAGGGTGACATCCTGGGTGTATAGCTCGAAGCTAGTGCCATCTTCATCAAGGCCATACAGCGAAAACTCCATGGTGCCTGTGGTATAGCTGTAACGCGGAATAGCGTCAGCAAAGTCGACTGTGCCATAGGTGTAATCGTCAATTAGCACAGCGGTTAAGGTGCTATTGGCGCTGGCATTGTAGTACTGAAAATAGCCGCTGGTATCGGTTGAATCATCAGAATCACTGCCGCAACCCAGTAAACTTGTACCGATTAAAGACACCAACATTAGTGAGCGAAAATTATTATCCATGGTTACCTCATTAACCTTTCAATTACATCTCGCTAACTATGACAACGGCCATACGTAAATCTGTGTCAAGAAAGGTAATGAAGTCAATGCAAGTGTCATGGCAACTGCACATTCAACAAAATCGAAAATAACAAAACTAACAAAGCAAAGCGGGCATGCCCTATGGACATGCCCGCTTTTGGTTTCGCAGTACGACACCGTTAACACATTTGTATGGACGTGCTCACGATAACCTGCTTGTCGAGGTTAGAACTTAGCGTTAGCCCAAACCCAAACCTTGTCGGTATCGACTTTACCTGCACCTGCATCACCCGCAGAGTAAGCAGCATACTTAATACCTAGTAGATAGTTCTTTTGAATAGGTAGCGTGAACGATACATCGATCTCTGAGCCTAAATCATCAACCGTGGCAGAAGACTTATCTGCATCGAACTTGTGATAAGCCAGTGCCCACTTACCATCCATTAGCTTGCCACCAACTGAGGCGTAAAGATCAACTAGGCCTTCATTTGGCGTACCTAAGAATTGGT
This DNA window, taken from Shewanella maritima, encodes the following:
- a CDS encoding YqaA family protein, whose amino-acid sequence is MLELWLMFSGAFLAATLLPGGSEVLLIGLLNQQPELWLELLVVASVGNTLGAITSYYLGYVGRYAKSPDAIHSPRYQKALGWIERYGSWSLLLSWLPVIGDILCLMAGWLKLPITSSVVLIFIGKALRYSLIAWAII
- a CDS encoding dicarboxylate/amino acid:cation symporter; the encoded protein is MLQVFNRIPFWQKVLAGFALGAIVGVLFGEQATALKPLGDLFIGAIKMLVAPLVFCAIVVSITSLGSQTNLKRLSFKTLGMFMLTGTAASFIGLTIGSVIDMGGTLELATSEVRERDIPGFAQVLLNMIPVNPFASLAEGKVLQIIVFAALIGIAINAVGEKAEPLKKTIEAGAEVMFQLTRMVLKLTPIGVFGLMAWVIGKYGLTTLLPLGKFIIAIYIAALIHIIFVYGGLIKFVAKVSPLKFFRKAMPAQLVAFTTASSFGTLPVSTKCSESMGVSKRYSAFVLPLGATMNMDGCGGIYPAIAAIFIAQIYGIPLDMSDYMLIAITATVASVGTAGVPGSAMVMLTVTLGAVGLPLEGIAFIAAIDRVIDMIRTATNVTGDMMTAVVVGKSEGQFDQAQFDSDENRVEHQAA